In a genomic window of Lepisosteus oculatus isolate fLepOcu1 chromosome 5, fLepOcu1.hap2, whole genome shotgun sequence:
- the fanci gene encoding Fanconi anemia group I protein isoform X1 has protein sequence MEERIVSLSRADSVQELRRCLRAAGEGELAELITCSAVKGRDVGQLIRAIFRGSPTTDSEGVSHRLLVYKHCIQLCESGDLQLEVVSDIVGLLMLETHQLPGPCLAELATLYVEAIKSGGISNGKSLELLPTILTALAATETLTYGKGELSGEEYKKQLINSLCSSRWDPQSVIHLTSMFRDVPLSVEELQFVVEKVLRMFSKLDLQEIPPSVYQLLLLTAKGCKKLVLEGVINYFNEQDRQQKEGQKDSESVGVDVAPVPQDQLRHVEGTVILHVVFAVRLDHDLGRELLKGLKAGQQGEVGQALCPFSVALLLSVARIQRYEEQAFELLKAAIVKSFRDSQVQQGSRFAQDLLPPRCCVSQMLLDTVRNSVFGWDHVTQGLVQLGFILMDSFGLKPGPGGKSAEWQHALPKTPPQQASQLGGQILLESFKMHEPIRSEILEQVLNRVITKTASSVAHFIDLFSDIVVSAPMILLESSSKVMETFDHLSFLPLSTVQGLLRAVQPLLKVSMTMRDSLILVLRKAMFSSQLEARKSAVAGFLLLLKNFKVLGSLASSQASQTISASQVQVDVHSRYNAAANEAFCLEILGSLRRCLSQQADVRLLLYEGFHGVLRRNSQLASSVLQTLLSQLKRYYEPEQDLLPPLKLEGCITAQGDQIFLQEPLAHLLSCTVHCLQWYQDLQHRRQPAVEEEDEDEEEGGLKEDLEAVLESITRRMIKSELEDFELDKSADFSLSSSVGVKNNIYAVLVMGAYEVLMEYNFMSANYSKSRFEDVLELFNRYHKLSEILREKSGKGKSPSSKTARSLLSIGFVSTLLTALFRDSTQSREESLAVLRSSTEFLRYSVSVALQKIQQLEETGQMDGPEGQNADRIFRYLCDITRVLLWRYTSIPSAVEDSGKKEKGKTISMLCLEGLLKIFNTVQHHYHSRVSQFLCAADVSEEVDSKTENASVTEKTAFYIRQFQRSLVTQLSGGEDDFNSREAQLLVNILSVLSRQLEPSSPQFIEVVSWTVKICKESSLEDVQLCKGLLSMLFSLYVLHKSPVSLLKGLCQDIHSHLGDIDQDIEVEKQSHFAIINAKTAAPTATLMVLSQVGRILDEVDWLISKKKGQLNSERLPTGEASQGPQQDPVEKAITLQLGTLLTALHELVQTALPPGASVDTLLRELASTYTILTALCKYYIQLCSTQRGCLPTRFEKLVKLSGSHLTPQCYTFITYVQSEELSAGGADRKKKKKEEATAVSAKVLRETKAIPNLVFSIEQYEKFLILLSKKSKVNLMQYMKLSTSRDFRINAATLDAALQEQESPSQQADAPEEPPENQEPKKKKRRKQ, from the exons ATGGAGGAGAGGATCGTGTCGCTGTCCCGGGCCGACTCCGTGCAGGAGCTGCGGCGGTGTCTCCGAGCGGCGGGCGAGGGCGAG CTGGCCGAGCTGATCACATGCAGCGCGGTGAAGGGGAGGGACGTGGGGCAGCTGATCAGAGCCATTTTCAGAG GCTCCCCCACCACGGACAGCGAGGGCGTGAGTCACAGGCTGCTGGTGTACAAGCACTGCATCCAGCTGTGCGAGTCCGGAGACCTGCAGCTGGAGGTGGTGTCTGACATCGTCGGGCTCCTcatgctggag aCCCACCAGCTGCCTGGGCCCTGCCTGGCTGAGCTGGCCACCCTCTATGTGGAAGCCATCAAGAGCGGTGGCATCAGCAATGGGAAGTCCCTGGAGCTGCTCCCCACTATTCTCACAGCACTGGCAGCCACGGAGACTCTCACGTACGGCAAGG GTGAGCTAAGTGGAGAAGAGTACAAGAAACAGCTGATAAACAGTCTTTGTTCCAGCAG GTGGGATCCTCAGAGTGTGATCCACCTTACTTCAATGTTCAG GGATGTGCCCTTGTCAGTGGAGGAGCTGCAGTTTGTGGTGGAGAAGGTCCTGAGGATGTTTTCCAAGTTGGATCTGCAGGAGATCCCTCCTTCGGTTTACCAGCTCCTGCTGCTCACTGCcaag GGCTGTAAGAAGCTTGTTCTAGAAGGAGTCATTAATTACTTTAATGAACAGGATCGGCAGCAGAAAGAGGGACAGAAGGACAGCGA AAGTGTGGGCGTGGATGTGGCACCTGTGCCCCAGGACCAGCTGCGGCACGTGGAGGGGACGGTCATCCTGCACGTGGTCTTTGCTGTCCGGCTGGACCACGACTTGGGCAGGGAGCTCCTCAAAGGCCTCAAG gcgggccagcagggggaggtgGGACAGGCGCTGTGTCCGTTCAGCGTTGCCCTGCTGCTGTCTGTGGCCAGGATCCAGCGTTACGAGGAACAG GCCTTCGAGCTGCTCAAGGCTGCCATAGTGAAGAGCTTCCGGGACTCTCAGGTGCAGCAGGGCTCCCGGTTTGCACAGGACCTGCTGCCCCCGCGCTGCTGCGTCTCCCAGATGCTCCTGGATACTGTCAGGAACAG TGTGTTCGGCTGGGACCATGTCACACAGGGGCTGGTGCAGCTGGGCTTCATTCTGATGGACTCCTTCGGCCTCAAGCCTGGGCCAGGGGGGAAGTCGGCCGAGTGGCAGCATGCCCTCCCCAAGACCCCCCCTCAGCAGGCCAGCCAGCTGGGGGGGCAGATCCTCCTGGAGAGCTTCAAG ATGCATGAGCCCATCAGAAGTGAGATTCTGGAGCAGGTCCTGAACAGGGTGATCACAAAGACAGCCTCATCTGTTGCTCATTTTATAG ATTTGTTTTCGGACATCGTGGTCTCCGCACCCATGATTCTCCTCGAGTCTTCCTCCAAAGTTATGGAAACCTTTGATCACCTGTCCTTCCTGCCTCTCAGCACAGTGCAGGGGCTGCTCAGAGCCGTGCAG CCCTTACTGAAGGTCAGCATGACCATGAGAGATTCGCTCATTTTAGTGCTCCGGAAGGCTATGTTTTCCAG cCAGCTGGAAGCTCGCAAGTCTGCTGTGGCTGGTTTCCTCCTGCTGCTGAAGAACTTCAAGGTGCTAGGCAGCCTGGCGTCCAGCCAGGCCAGTCAGACGATATCAGCCAGCCAG GTCCAGGTGGATGTTCATTCGCGGTACAACGCGGCCGCCAACGAGGCCTTCTGCCTGGAGATCCTGGGCAGCCTGCGGCGCTGCCTGAGCCAGCAGGCCGACGTGCGGCTCCTGCTCTATGAG GGGTTCCACGGTGTGTTGCGGAGGAACTCTCAGCTGGCCAGCTCTGTCTTGCAGACTCTTCTCTCACAG CTGAAGCGGTATTACGAGCCTGAACAGGATCTGCTGCCCCCACTGAAGCTGGAAGGATGCATCACTGCCCAGGGAGACCAGATCTTCCTGCAGGAGCCGCTG GCCCACCTGCTCAGCTGCACTGTGCACTGCCTCCAGTGGTACCAGGACCTCCAGCACCGCAGGCAGCCCGCcgtggaggaggaggatgaagatGAGGAAGAAGGGGGATTGAAGGAGGATCTGGAGGCAGTTCTGGAGTCCATCACCCGTCGCATGATCAAGAGCGAGCTGGAAGATTTCGAACTG GATAAGTCCGCAGATTTTTCCCTTTCCTCAAGTGTGGGTGTGAAGAATAACATCTATGCTGTTCTGGTGATGGGAGCCTATGAGGTTCTCATGGAGTATAACTTCATGTCGGCCAACTACAG TAAGAGCCGCTTCGAGGACGTTCTTGAGCTCTTTAACCGCTACCACAAGCTGTCGGAGATCCTGAGGGAGAAATCCGGGAAGGGCAAGTCTCCTTCCAGCAAAACCGCGCGCAGCCTGCTGTCGATCGGCTTTGTGTCAACGCTCCTGACTGCTCTCTTCAG gGACAGCACGCAGAGCCGCGAGGAGAGCCTGGCTGTGCTGCGATCCAGCACGGAGTTCCTGCGCTATTCTGTCAGTGTGGCCCTCCAGAAGATCCAGCAGCTGGAAGAGACTGGACAGATGGACGGGCCTGAGGGGCAGAACGCAGACAGGATCTTCCGCTATCTCTGCGACATCACCAG GGTCCTGCTGTGGAGGTACACGTCTATCCCATCTGCAGTGGAGGACTCTGGGAAGAAAGAGAAGGGAAAGACGATTTCCATGCTGTGTCTGGAAGGGCTGCTGAAGATCTTCAACACAGTCCAGCACCACTACCACAGCAGAGTCTCGCAGTTCCTGTGTGCAGCAG ATGTCTCAGAGGAGGTGGACAGTAAGACGGAGAACGCCAGTGTGACAGAGAAAACAGCCTTCTACATCCGCCAGTTTCAG AGGTCCCTCGTGACCCAGCTGAGCGGCGGCGAGGACGATTTCAACAGCAGGGAGGCCCAGCTCCTCGTGAACATCCTGTCGGTGCTGTCCAGGCAGCTGGAGCCGTCCTCCCCACAG TTTATTGAGGTGGTTTCCTGGACAGTTAAAATATGCAAGGAGAGCAGCTTAG AGGACGTCCAGCTGTGTAAAGGACTGCTGTCCATGCTGTtcagtctgtatgttctccacaAGAGCCCAGTGAGCCTGCTGAAGGGGCTGTGTCAGGACATCCACAGCCACCTCGGGGACATCGACCAG GACATTGAAGTGGAGAAGCAATCTCACTTTGCCATCATCAATGCCAAGACCGCAGCGCCTACTGCCACT CTCATGGTCTTGTCCCAGGTCGGGAGGATCCTGGATGAAGTGGACTGGCTGATCTCCAAAAAGAAGGGTCAGCTCAATTCGGAAAGGCTGCCTACAG GCGAGGCCTCCCAGGGGCCGCAGCAGGACCCGGTGGAGAAGGCCATCACCCTGCAGCTGGGCACCCTGCTGACCGCCCTGCACGAGCTGGTCCAGACTGCCCTGCCGCCTGGGGCCAGCGTGGATACCCTGCTGAGGGAGCTGGCCAGCACCTACACCATCCTCACCGCCTTGTGCAAATAC TACATACAGCTGTGTTCGACCCAGCGTGGCTGCCTCCCAACCAGGTTCGAGAAGCTG